The Pseudodesulfovibrio sp. zrk46 genome contains a region encoding:
- a CDS encoding ABC transporter substrate-binding protein: MICERVNLTSLCILLMLFAVLTVGWAVSPAYAESPIKIAMITAKTGVAGATNIVSFDAAQFVVKEINEQGGILGRKVKLLEYDNKSTPEGSAEAARAAIKDGAVAVVGCNWSSHSIAMAKVLQEAGIPMISHMSTNEAVTKVGDFIFRICFTDSFQGGGLARFARARLKCKTAVVLVDENRAYSMGLAKTFTEAFERLGGLVVWTGGYREDDDVDEILKKVLVQDPDALFVPGGYSDVGKIFGRARDFGLRAELLSADGIGMKMFEYIGEKANGIYYSGHWSRWVDTPLSKRFVKEFEAEHGAIKEDTQPLVYDSFMLFKDAMERAGSTDGKSVRDALATTQRFEGVTGEISFDENGDPIKPLVISELKFGGSMYLERIMP; encoded by the coding sequence ATGATCTGTGAGCGAGTGAATTTGACTTCCCTGTGCATCCTTCTGATGCTGTTCGCTGTCCTGACAGTCGGTTGGGCCGTGTCTCCTGCGTACGCTGAATCACCAATCAAAATAGCTATGATCACTGCCAAAACCGGGGTTGCCGGGGCCACCAATATCGTTTCTTTCGATGCTGCCCAATTCGTTGTGAAGGAGATCAACGAGCAGGGCGGTATCCTTGGCCGAAAGGTAAAACTCCTCGAGTACGACAACAAGAGCACACCGGAAGGGAGTGCTGAAGCTGCGCGAGCCGCTATCAAGGACGGTGCCGTCGCTGTGGTCGGGTGCAACTGGAGCTCTCACTCCATTGCCATGGCCAAAGTGTTGCAAGAAGCCGGAATCCCAATGATCTCGCATATGTCCACCAACGAAGCCGTGACCAAGGTGGGCGATTTTATTTTCCGTATCTGCTTTACTGATTCCTTTCAGGGAGGCGGTCTGGCCCGCTTTGCCCGTGCGCGGTTGAAGTGCAAGACCGCCGTGGTGCTGGTGGATGAGAACAGAGCTTACAGCATGGGCTTGGCCAAGACATTCACCGAGGCCTTTGAGCGATTGGGCGGCCTGGTTGTTTGGACCGGCGGCTACCGCGAAGACGATGACGTGGATGAGATTCTCAAGAAGGTTCTCGTTCAAGATCCCGATGCCCTGTTTGTGCCGGGGGGGTACTCAGATGTCGGTAAGATCTTCGGAAGGGCGCGCGACTTTGGGCTTCGCGCCGAGCTATTGAGCGCCGATGGCATTGGCATGAAGATGTTTGAGTATATCGGTGAGAAGGCCAATGGTATTTACTATTCCGGTCACTGGAGTCGTTGGGTGGACACCCCGCTTTCCAAGCGCTTTGTCAAGGAATTCGAGGCAGAACATGGGGCGATAAAAGAAGATACTCAGCCGTTGGTTTACGACAGCTTCATGCTCTTCAAGGATGCCATGGAACGTGCAGGTTCCACAGATGGGAAGTCTGTGCGTGATGCTTTGGCAACGACACAGAGATTTGAAGGAGTGACCGGAGAAATCAGCTTTGACGAGAATGGAGACCCTATCAAGCCGTTGGTCATCAGCGAGTTGAAGTTCGGCGGGAGCATGTATCTCGAACGCATTATGCCCTGA
- a CDS encoding CdaR family protein: MMRNWQTMILALALAIFTWFLVTGREVVEAWVDMPIVMTNPPEGMIIEEGLVDKIQVRLRGPKGLVASLSAQNLTYPLDVSHLRIGEQVLDIVRDKMPLTSSYEVIEIKPNRLKLLVDRRISKKIALEAVWAGALNSDYKLLEVVAAPDLVEIRGPETKLRKISKAKVVLKEDFPEEVPRTWSEDVPIELPDEIEASPGQVRMEAFFGPKTRDIWVKLPLQVVAPGGVKATPVQDYVRLQIEGPIALFRNNEYRKDMAATLVFGPQMALGSFDLEYEVVLPEGCRLLKKNPETVKTTIKK; this comes from the coding sequence ATGATGAGAAATTGGCAGACCATGATATTGGCCCTTGCGCTGGCCATCTTCACCTGGTTCCTGGTTACCGGCCGGGAAGTGGTTGAAGCGTGGGTGGATATGCCTATCGTCATGACCAATCCGCCCGAGGGTATGATCATTGAAGAAGGGTTGGTGGATAAGATTCAGGTGCGTCTCCGCGGCCCCAAAGGACTCGTGGCTTCGCTGAGCGCCCAGAATTTGACCTATCCGCTCGACGTCAGTCATCTGCGGATTGGTGAGCAGGTGTTGGACATCGTCCGTGACAAGATGCCTCTGACCTCCAGTTATGAGGTGATTGAGATCAAGCCCAACCGCCTCAAGCTGTTGGTTGATCGTCGTATTTCCAAAAAGATAGCGCTGGAAGCTGTTTGGGCTGGAGCACTGAATAGTGACTATAAGCTGCTTGAAGTCGTTGCGGCACCTGATCTCGTTGAGATTCGTGGGCCTGAGACCAAGCTGCGAAAGATATCCAAGGCCAAAGTGGTCTTGAAAGAAGATTTCCCTGAAGAGGTGCCCCGTACTTGGAGCGAGGATGTGCCCATCGAACTCCCTGACGAGATCGAGGCGTCCCCCGGACAGGTGCGTATGGAAGCCTTTTTTGGACCCAAGACCCGAGATATATGGGTCAAGCTGCCGCTTCAGGTGGTGGCACCGGGAGGAGTTAAGGCGACGCCTGTTCAGGACTATGTTCGACTGCAGATCGAAGGGCCCATTGCACTCTTCCGCAACAATGAATATCGAAAGGATATGGCCGCCACGCTGGTGTTCGGCCCTCAAATGGCACTGGGTTCGTTTGACCTCGAATATGAAGTGGTCCTTCCTGAAGGGTGCCGTTTGCTGAAAAAGAATCCTGAGACCGTCAAAACGACGATCAAGAAATAA
- the glmM gene encoding phosphoglucosamine mutase gives MKQRLFGTDGLRGQGNIYPMTPEIALKLGLAAGQYFRNGQKHHRVVIGKDTRLSGYVFETALTSGLCANGMDVFLVGPMPTPAISFLTRSMRASLGVVISASHNPFMDNGIKFFDSDGFKLPDEVEDEISELVLAENPQWDYPAPENIGRARRITDAYGRYIQYLKNSFSQDLTLDGLKVVLDCAHGAAYGVAPTVLEELGAEVIRVGVEPDGLNINQKCGSLYPEVISNIVVDEGADIGIALDGDADRLIVCDENGRVLDGDQIMALSALEMIEQQRLPKNMLVATVMSNMALEIFMKDNGGQLLRTAVGDRYVMEAMRREGAMLGGEQSGHLIFMEHSTTGDGLLAALQLLRIMCEKQKPLSELAGLLEPFPQVLKNVHVKRKIPFDDAPEVQKAVRKVEEAMAGKGRVLLRYSGTEAVCRVMVEGQDADKVEMYTNDIVEACEKHLK, from the coding sequence ATGAAACAACGGCTTTTTGGTACCGATGGCCTGCGCGGCCAAGGTAATATATATCCCATGACTCCGGAGATCGCCCTGAAGCTGGGCCTTGCTGCGGGACAGTATTTTCGCAACGGACAGAAGCACCATCGTGTAGTTATAGGTAAGGACACCCGCCTTTCCGGATATGTGTTCGAAACCGCTCTGACTTCCGGCCTGTGCGCCAACGGCATGGACGTTTTTCTGGTGGGACCAATGCCCACCCCGGCCATTTCTTTCCTGACCCGTTCCATGCGCGCTTCTCTGGGCGTGGTTATTTCCGCTTCCCACAATCCGTTCATGGATAACGGCATCAAGTTCTTCGATAGCGATGGCTTCAAGCTGCCTGATGAAGTGGAAGACGAGATCAGTGAACTGGTGTTGGCCGAGAATCCCCAGTGGGATTACCCCGCACCGGAGAACATCGGTCGCGCCCGTCGCATTACTGATGCCTATGGCCGTTACATCCAGTATCTCAAGAACAGTTTTTCTCAGGACCTCACCCTCGATGGTTTGAAGGTCGTGCTCGACTGCGCCCATGGTGCCGCGTACGGCGTGGCTCCCACCGTGTTGGAAGAGTTGGGTGCCGAGGTGATCAGGGTTGGTGTTGAGCCCGATGGACTGAACATCAACCAGAAGTGTGGTTCCCTGTATCCTGAGGTCATCTCCAACATCGTTGTGGATGAGGGAGCAGATATTGGTATTGCCCTTGATGGTGATGCTGACCGTCTGATCGTATGTGACGAGAATGGTCGCGTTTTGGATGGCGATCAGATCATGGCGCTCTCTGCTCTCGAAATGATCGAACAGCAACGCCTGCCCAAGAACATGTTGGTGGCCACGGTCATGTCCAATATGGCGCTTGAGATTTTCATGAAGGATAATGGCGGTCAATTGCTGCGCACCGCAGTGGGCGACCGTTACGTCATGGAGGCCATGCGCAGGGAAGGTGCCATGCTTGGCGGCGAGCAGTCTGGCCACTTGATCTTCATGGAGCATTCCACCACTGGCGACGGCCTGTTGGCGGCGCTTCAGTTGTTGCGCATCATGTGCGAAAAGCAAAAGCCCCTGTCTGAACTGGCCGGGTTGCTGGAGCCGTTTCCGCAGGTGCTCAAGAACGTTCACGTCAAACGCAAGATTCCCTTTGACGATGCTCCCGAGGTCCAGAAGGCTGTCCGCAAGGTCGAAGAAGCCATGGCCGGTAAAGGTCGCGTGCTCCTTCGTTACTCTGGAACCGAAGCTGTTTGCCGTGTGATGGTTGAGGGACAGGATGCAGACAAAGTGGAAATGTACACGAACGATATTGTTGAAGCCTGCGAAAAGCATTTAAAGTAA
- the ftsH gene encoding ATP-dependent zinc metalloprotease FtsH, whose amino-acid sequence MNNHMKNLVIWAIIFILMVVLFNLFNQPPVPQDNPSYSEFLSMVDNGGVSEVKIQGPKITGVKSSGEKFQVYTPEDPKLVDTLIQKGVEVKAEPPDESPWYMTLLLSWFPMLLLIGVWIFFMRQMQGGGGGGRGAMSFGRSKARLINEETAKVTFEDVAGVDEAKEELSEVVDFLREPRKFTRLGGRIPKGVLLVGSPGTGKTLLARAVAGEAGVPFYTISGSDFVEMFVGVGASRVRDLFAQGKKNAPCLIFIDEIDAVGRQRGAGLGGGHDEREQTLNQLLVEMDGFESNEGVILVAATNRPDVLDPALLRPGRFDRQVVVPSPDLRGREHILKVHSRRTPLSGEVDLEKIARGTPGFSGADLENLVNEAALQAAKVGKDRVDMGDFEEAKDKLMMGGRERRSLILSDDDKKTTAYHEAGHALVARLLPGTDPVHKVSIIPRGRALGVTMQLPGEDRHNYSKTYLMNNMAVLMGGRCAEEIVLDQLTTGASNDIERATKTAHSMVCMWGMSDKLGPLSFGDNQEQVFLGKELIHNKNYGEETAKLIDSEVRRFVEEAYQTATQLLKDNMEALEAITLALLDRETITGDDIDLLMEGKPLPPMDKNNGGPASGSTGGSSTGEKAGAPSSYTAEGKPSGPGYQPVSEGETKTDDGDDFILEDGEDKPGPEGDGGPKVQ is encoded by the coding sequence TTGAACAACCACATGAAAAATCTGGTTATTTGGGCGATCATCTTCATTCTGATGGTTGTCCTCTTCAATCTATTTAACCAGCCGCCTGTCCCGCAGGACAACCCGTCCTACAGCGAGTTCCTCTCAATGGTGGACAATGGTGGCGTTTCCGAGGTCAAGATTCAGGGACCAAAGATCACCGGCGTGAAGAGCTCCGGTGAAAAGTTCCAGGTCTACACTCCGGAAGATCCCAAGCTTGTAGATACGCTCATTCAGAAGGGCGTCGAGGTGAAGGCCGAGCCGCCGGATGAGTCGCCGTGGTACATGACCCTGCTTCTCTCCTGGTTCCCCATGCTGCTGCTCATCGGTGTATGGATTTTCTTCATGCGTCAGATGCAGGGCGGCGGTGGAGGCGGCCGTGGAGCCATGAGCTTCGGTCGTTCCAAGGCGCGTCTTATCAACGAGGAGACCGCCAAGGTCACCTTTGAAGACGTTGCTGGTGTCGACGAAGCCAAGGAAGAACTCTCCGAGGTCGTCGACTTCCTGCGCGAACCCCGCAAGTTCACCCGCCTGGGCGGTCGTATTCCCAAGGGCGTTCTGCTGGTCGGTTCTCCCGGTACCGGTAAGACCCTGTTGGCACGCGCCGTTGCTGGTGAAGCTGGCGTTCCCTTCTACACCATTTCCGGTTCCGACTTTGTTGAAATGTTCGTTGGTGTCGGTGCATCCCGTGTGCGTGACCTCTTTGCCCAGGGCAAGAAGAACGCTCCGTGCCTGATCTTCATTGACGAAATCGATGCCGTTGGTCGTCAGCGTGGCGCTGGCCTCGGCGGTGGACACGACGAACGTGAACAGACCTTGAACCAGTTGCTGGTCGAGATGGACGGCTTCGAGTCCAACGAGGGTGTTATCCTCGTTGCGGCCACCAACCGTCCCGACGTTCTTGATCCGGCCCTGCTGCGTCCCGGCCGCTTCGACCGTCAGGTCGTGGTGCCCAGCCCGGACCTGCGTGGTCGCGAGCACATCCTCAAGGTCCACAGTCGCAGGACCCCGCTTTCCGGTGAAGTCGATCTGGAGAAGATCGCTCGCGGTACCCCCGGTTTTTCCGGTGCGGATCTGGAGAACCTCGTCAACGAGGCTGCTCTTCAGGCTGCCAAGGTTGGCAAAGACCGTGTGGACATGGGCGACTTCGAGGAAGCCAAGGACAAGCTGATGATGGGTGGCCGTGAACGCCGTTCCCTGATTTTGTCCGATGACGATAAGAAGACCACCGCTTACCATGAAGCTGGTCACGCACTGGTTGCGCGACTGCTGCCCGGTACTGATCCGGTTCACAAGGTCTCCATCATTCCCCGTGGCCGTGCGCTTGGTGTGACCATGCAGCTGCCCGGCGAGGATCGTCACAATTACTCCAAGACCTATCTCATGAATAATATGGCCGTGCTCATGGGTGGCCGCTGCGCCGAGGAGATTGTCCTCGACCAGCTCACCACGGGTGCGAGCAACGATATCGAACGCGCCACCAAGACCGCTCATTCCATGGTCTGCATGTGGGGTATGTCCGACAAGCTCGGTCCTCTGAGCTTCGGCGACAACCAGGAGCAGGTCTTCCTGGGCAAGGAACTCATCCATAACAAGAACTATGGTGAGGAAACTGCCAAGCTGATCGATTCCGAAGTCCGCCGCTTCGTTGAAGAGGCATATCAGACAGCTACCCAGCTGCTGAAGGACAACATGGAAGCGCTGGAAGCCATTACCCTGGCTTTGTTGGATCGCGAGACCATCACCGGTGACGATATCGATCTGCTGATGGAAGGCAAGCCGCTGCCGCCCATGGATAAGAACAACGGTGGACCGGCATCCGGCTCTACTGGTGGTTCCTCCACAGGCGAGAAGGCTGGAGCTCCTTCCAGCTACACCGCGGAAGGTAAGCCCTCCGGTCCCGGTTACCAACCGGTGAGCGAAGGCGAAACAAAGACTGACGATGGTGACGACTTCATCCTCGAGGACGGCGAAGACAAGCCCGGCCCCGAGGGAGACGGCGGCCCCAAGGTTCAGTAA
- the cdaA gene encoding diadenylate cyclase CdaA, protein MFELFGIQITWRVVLDIGLVAFLYYNIILLVRGTRAAAVLYGLVVVLVIYYVSDLFNLYTLNALLGEFLASIFLVVVILFKNDIRKALASVGTKRFWTKSEVRDDTLDQLTTAIMNMSETHTGAIIVFEKNMPLGDIIERGIELDAKVNQELIETIFVTETLLHDGAVIIRRDRIVAAACILPLSNKLRGQPMYGTRHRAALGISEGSDAITVVVSEERGEVSVAMNGRLTTSLDGVRLRRVLKNALGR, encoded by the coding sequence ATGTTTGAACTTTTCGGAATACAGATCACCTGGCGGGTTGTCCTCGATATTGGCCTCGTCGCCTTTCTTTACTACAACATCATTCTTCTTGTTCGTGGCACTCGTGCTGCCGCCGTCCTGTACGGTCTCGTTGTCGTATTGGTGATTTATTATGTTTCCGATCTGTTTAATCTCTATACTTTGAATGCACTCCTTGGCGAGTTCCTGGCCTCCATCTTCCTGGTGGTTGTTATTCTGTTCAAGAACGATATTCGTAAAGCGCTCGCATCGGTCGGTACCAAGCGTTTCTGGACCAAATCCGAGGTCCGTGATGACACACTGGATCAGTTGACCACGGCGATTATGAATATGTCCGAGACCCATACCGGTGCCATCATTGTGTTCGAAAAGAACATGCCGTTGGGTGACATCATTGAGCGTGGGATTGAATTGGACGCCAAGGTTAATCAGGAACTGATCGAAACCATTTTTGTTACCGAGACACTGCTGCACGATGGCGCGGTCATTATTCGACGCGACCGCATTGTTGCCGCTGCCTGTATTTTGCCGCTGTCAAACAAGTTGCGCGGCCAGCCGATGTACGGTACGCGTCACCGCGCTGCCCTTGGTATCAGTGAAGGCTCCGACGCCATCACTGTTGTCGTGTCAGAGGAACGCGGAGAAGTGTCCGTGGCCATGAACGGCCGCCTGACTACCAGCCTGGACGGAGTGCGTTTGCGCCGAGTCTTGAAAAACGCTTTGGGGCGCTAG
- the folP gene encoding dihydropteroate synthase, with translation MIDTTWTVKGGKVLGPAPFFIAGIVNVTPDSFYDGGTYDDAGAGIAHGLQLAEEGAHILDVGGESTRPYADKVTEADEMARVVPVIEGLVAADIDSVVSIDTYKAKVAAAALDAGAVILNDVSAFAFEPELLDVIGQYKPGYVLMHSLGKPEDMQDAPSYSNVVDEILAFFEQKLEALDKAGLSKDRIVLDPGIGFGKLLEHNLEILRDIERFNVLGLPIYMGLSNKSLWQGLLGLEVGERQNATQAATAVLAAKGVPIHRVHEVKLARQTLTIVHEIA, from the coding sequence ATGATTGACACAACATGGACAGTAAAAGGGGGCAAGGTTCTCGGACCTGCCCCCTTCTTTATTGCCGGGATCGTGAATGTGACCCCGGACTCTTTTTATGACGGCGGCACGTATGACGATGCTGGCGCAGGCATCGCCCACGGCTTGCAGTTGGCCGAAGAGGGCGCACATATTTTGGATGTGGGTGGAGAATCAACCCGACCGTACGCCGACAAGGTGACTGAAGCAGATGAGATGGCCCGCGTGGTGCCGGTCATCGAAGGGCTTGTGGCTGCCGATATCGACAGCGTCGTTTCCATTGACACCTATAAGGCTAAGGTCGCCGCTGCGGCGTTGGATGCTGGAGCGGTCATTCTCAACGATGTGTCCGCCTTTGCATTTGAACCGGAACTGCTGGATGTAATCGGCCAGTACAAGCCCGGCTATGTGCTCATGCATTCCCTTGGCAAACCCGAGGATATGCAGGACGCACCATCATATAGTAATGTGGTGGACGAAATTCTGGCTTTCTTTGAGCAGAAGTTGGAAGCGCTCGACAAGGCGGGATTGTCCAAAGACCGTATTGTACTGGATCCCGGCATTGGGTTCGGCAAGCTGCTGGAACACAATCTGGAGATTCTGCGCGACATTGAGCGATTCAATGTGCTTGGTCTGCCTATCTACATGGGATTGTCCAATAAATCCTTGTGGCAAGGGCTGCTTGGATTGGAAGTAGGGGAACGGCAGAATGCCACGCAGGCGGCAACTGCCGTGCTGGCTGCGAAAGGTGTACCCATTCATCGTGTACATGAGGTAAAACTTGCGCGGCAAACGTTGACCATTGTTCACGAAATAGCGTAG
- the argH gene encoding argininosuccinate lyase — translation MAEKKMWGGRFAEGTAASMEAYSESVSYDWQLYAEDIRGSQAHARVLAKQGFLTEDEAAQICEGLDKVKAEIEAGDFEWKTEMEDVHMNVESRLTDIIGPLGGKLHTARSRNDQVALDFRLHVAARLASWKEYLASLIEVYVARAEEHKETLLPGCTHFQPAQPVSLAHHLLAYCQMFKRDLERVEDALKRVRVMPLGAAALAGTTHPVNPQAVADDLGVENIFANSMDAVSDRDFALEAVFTGSLIMTHLSRMCEEVIIWANPNFGYVKLPDQYATGSSIMPQKKNPDACELMRGKTGRVVGSLMSLLVVLKGLPMTYNRDLQEDKEPFFDADKTVTASLGIMKGMLEQLVFVPEKMLATVERGFLNATELADYLAAKGVPFREAHHITGAAVAFAEGKGVGLENLSLEDFKQFSADIEEDVFGVLDYRACVERRTSPGGTGPASVNKQIGDLKVWLEAIK, via the coding sequence ATGGCAGAAAAAAAAATGTGGGGCGGTCGGTTTGCCGAAGGCACCGCCGCTTCCATGGAAGCATATTCCGAGTCCGTGTCCTATGATTGGCAGCTCTATGCCGAGGACATCCGTGGCTCTCAGGCCCATGCTCGCGTGTTGGCGAAGCAGGGCTTTTTGACCGAGGACGAGGCCGCGCAGATTTGCGAAGGTCTCGACAAGGTCAAGGCCGAGATCGAGGCCGGCGATTTCGAATGGAAGACCGAGATGGAAGACGTTCACATGAACGTTGAGTCTCGTCTTACCGACATCATCGGCCCGCTGGGCGGCAAGCTGCACACCGCGCGTTCCCGTAACGATCAGGTGGCACTTGATTTCCGCCTCCATGTGGCAGCCCGTCTCGCTTCCTGGAAAGAATATCTGGCCTCCCTGATTGAGGTTTATGTGGCCCGCGCCGAAGAGCACAAGGAGACCTTGCTGCCCGGTTGCACCCACTTTCAGCCTGCTCAGCCTGTGAGCCTGGCGCATCATCTGCTGGCTTACTGTCAGATGTTCAAGCGTGATCTTGAGCGCGTGGAAGATGCCCTCAAGCGAGTGCGTGTCATGCCGCTGGGCGCTGCTGCGCTGGCCGGCACCACCCACCCGGTGAATCCGCAGGCCGTGGCCGATGATCTTGGCGTTGAGAATATCTTTGCCAACTCCATGGACGCTGTTTCCGATCGCGACTTCGCGCTGGAAGCCGTGTTCACAGGCAGCCTGATCATGACCCATCTTTCCCGTATGTGCGAAGAGGTCATCATCTGGGCCAATCCGAACTTTGGTTACGTGAAGCTGCCGGATCAGTATGCGACCGGCTCCTCCATCATGCCGCAGAAGAAGAACCCGGATGCCTGTGAGCTTATGCGCGGCAAGACCGGCCGTGTGGTTGGCTCCCTCATGTCCCTGCTGGTAGTGCTCAAGGGTTTGCCCATGACGTACAACCGCGATCTGCAGGAAGACAAGGAGCCGTTCTTCGATGCCGACAAGACCGTTACCGCATCCCTCGGTATCATGAAGGGCATGTTGGAACAGTTGGTTTTCGTGCCTGAGAAGATGCTGGCAACCGTGGAACGAGGCTTCCTCAATGCCACCGAGTTGGCCGACTATCTGGCTGCCAAGGGCGTACCATTCCGTGAAGCGCACCACATCACCGGTGCAGCTGTCGCCTTTGCCGAGGGCAAGGGCGTGGGACTGGAAAACCTGTCTCTGGAAGACTTCAAGCAGTTCTCTGCCGATATCGAGGAAGATGTTTTCGGCGTGCTCGATTATAGGGCATGCGTGGAACGCAGAACTTCCCCCGGCGGCACCGGTCCAGCTTCCGTGAACAAGCAGATTGGTGACCTGAAAGTATGGCTCGAAGCAATAAAATAG
- the argF gene encoding ornithine carbamoyltransferase, which yields MPKNFLTILDIPRDEAQQVLLRAKEMKDNKVRTDLLAGKTLLLIFEKASTRTRVSFEVGVRQLGGDPVFIASKDSQLGRSEPLKDTARVLSRYADGLIVRTFGQEKLETLVEYGDIPVVNALTDEYHPCQIMADVLTMYERTPKLEELKVAWVGDGNNMAHSFINGAVPFGYQLSLACPKGYEPDEEILDKARGLGAVITLTDDPAEAVAGAHYVNTDVWASMGQEEEQAKREKAFAGYMVDDALMAKAAEDAKFMHCLPAHREEEVSESVFESPASIVWDQAENRLHMQKAILEWIYK from the coding sequence ATGCCCAAGAATTTTCTGACCATTCTGGACATCCCTAGGGATGAGGCCCAACAGGTGCTGCTGCGCGCCAAAGAGATGAAGGACAACAAAGTCCGTACTGACCTTTTGGCCGGCAAGACCCTGCTCTTGATTTTTGAAAAGGCTTCCACTCGTACCCGAGTGTCCTTTGAAGTCGGCGTCCGCCAGCTCGGCGGCGATCCGGTTTTTATCGCTTCCAAGGATTCTCAGCTCGGCCGTAGTGAGCCTCTCAAAGACACCGCTCGCGTACTATCGCGATACGCGGACGGGCTCATCGTGCGAACTTTCGGCCAGGAGAAGCTCGAAACCCTGGTCGAATACGGCGACATCCCTGTGGTCAACGCGCTGACCGATGAATATCATCCCTGCCAGATCATGGCTGACGTGCTCACCATGTACGAGCGCACCCCGAAGCTGGAAGAGCTGAAGGTGGCATGGGTAGGCGATGGCAATAACATGGCTCACTCCTTCATTAACGGCGCTGTACCCTTTGGTTACCAGCTGTCCCTCGCATGCCCCAAGGGCTACGAGCCGGATGAAGAAATTCTGGACAAGGCCCGCGGCCTGGGTGCGGTCATTACATTGACCGACGATCCGGCTGAAGCCGTGGCCGGTGCACATTACGTCAATACCGACGTCTGGGCATCCATGGGCCAGGAAGAAGAGCAGGCCAAGCGTGAAAAAGCGTTTGCAGGCTACATGGTTGACGATGCCCTCATGGCCAAAGCCGCCGAGGATGCCAAGTTCATGCATTGCCTGCCCGCGCACCGCGAGGAAGAAGTCAGCGAGTCCGTGTTCGAGAGCCCGGCTTCCATTGTTTGGGATCAGGCCGAGAACCGCCTCCACATGCAGAAAGCAATCCTTGAATGGATTTATAAATAA
- a CDS encoding argininosuccinate synthase — protein MSKIEKVVLAYSGGLDTSIILKWIKNHYNCEVVTMTADLGQGEEMEGLEEKAMSTGACKAYVEDMREEFVRDYVFPMFRANALYEGRYLLGTSIARPLISKRMVEIAEMEGAQAVAHGATGKGNDQVRFELATMALNPKLKTIAPWREWELKSRTDLINFAKENEIPIPVSRKKPWSIDANLLHTSFEGGELEDPWNAPGPDCYRNITPPELCPDEAEEITIDFEAGDPIAVNSVKYSPAALLAKLNELGGKHGIGRVDMVENRFVGMKSRGVYETPGGTIMAAAHRDLEGVCMDREMMHLRDSLIPKYATMVYNGFWFSPEREALQAMIDKSQEKVTGTVRLKLYKGNCIPMGRKSPFSMYNPELATFEEDYVYDQADAEGFINLVGLRLKGRMQQSKWGGKDTDDTCES, from the coding sequence ATGAGCAAAATCGAAAAAGTTGTTCTGGCCTACTCTGGTGGCCTGGACACCTCCATCATTCTGAAGTGGATCAAGAACCACTACAATTGCGAAGTGGTTACCATGACCGCTGACCTCGGTCAGGGTGAAGAAATGGAAGGCCTGGAAGAAAAGGCCATGTCCACTGGTGCCTGCAAGGCATACGTGGAAGACATGCGCGAAGAATTCGTACGTGACTACGTCTTCCCCATGTTCCGCGCCAACGCCCTGTATGAAGGTCGTTACCTGCTCGGCACCTCCATCGCCCGTCCGCTGATCTCCAAGCGCATGGTTGAAATCGCTGAAATGGAGGGCGCACAGGCTGTTGCCCACGGTGCAACCGGTAAGGGTAATGACCAGGTCCGCTTCGAGCTGGCCACCATGGCTTTGAACCCGAAGCTCAAGACCATCGCCCCCTGGCGCGAGTGGGAGCTGAAATCCCGTACCGATCTGATCAATTTCGCCAAGGAAAACGAGATTCCCATCCCGGTTTCCCGCAAAAAGCCTTGGTCCATCGACGCCAACCTGCTGCACACCTCCTTCGAGGGCGGCGAGTTGGAAGATCCGTGGAACGCCCCCGGTCCGGATTGCTACCGCAACATCACTCCGCCCGAGCTGTGCCCGGACGAGGCTGAAGAGATCACCATCGACTTCGAAGCCGGTGATCCCATTGCCGTCAACTCCGTGAAATACTCCCCGGCTGCACTGCTGGCCAAGCTCAATGAGCTGGGTGGCAAGCACGGCATCGGTCGTGTCGACATGGTTGAAAACCGCTTCGTGGGCATGAAGTCCCGTGGCGTGTACGAGACCCCGGGCGGCACCATCATGGCTGCTGCTCACCGTGACCTTGAAGGCGTCTGCATGGATCGTGAGATGATGCACCTGCGTGATTCCCTGATCCCGAAATACGCCACCATGGTATACAACGGCTTCTGGTTCTCTCCGGAGCGCGAAGCCTTGCAGGCCATGATCGACAAGTCTCAGGAGAAGGTAACCGGTACCGTCCGCCTGAAGTTGTACAAGGGCAATTGCATCCCCATGGGCCGCAAGTCCCCGTTCTCCATGTACAACCCCGAACTGGCCACCTTCGAGGAAGACTACGTTTACGACCAGGCCGACGCAGAAGGCTTCATCAATCTGGTGGGTCTGCGTCTCAAGGGGCGCATGCAGCAGTCCAAGTGGGGCGGCAAGGACACCGACGACACCTGCGAGAGCTAA